In the genome of Ignavibacteriales bacterium, one region contains:
- a CDS encoding glycoside hydrolase family 43 protein — protein sequence MKRLCALLCSLIILLSVCGKEISAQHNTNYANPILSGFYPDPSICKVNDEYFLVTSTFSYYPGLPVFKSKDLVNWKLTGYVLNTPEQLDLEGQGVSRGLFAPAIRFHDGLFYVTCTLVDIGGNFVVTSKSAEGPWSDPVWLPEVNGIDPSLFFDDDGKAYIIYNSDAPGYKPLYDGHRTLRMYEFNYKNLKVVGEEKLIINGGTDLSKNPIWIEAPHIFKVDGHYYLIAAEGGTADWHSEVVFRSKNVFGPYIPFKDNPILTQRHLDKKRVNPITSTGHADFVQTENGDWWAVFLGCRPYSLEHDGMYNTGRETFLAPVKWITDEEGIKWPIINYGNELVQYHYPQPLKSGDDISIRPYGGNFTIRDEFENAELDLNWMFLRTPKEKWYSINSEQGILTLDLKPETCGGKSNPAFIGQRQHHLKCSASTSFEFKPGSENEKAGLLIFQNEENYYLICKSVENGEQVIQLLKSGNEESYKVINSVRITEGHSHNKISVKIFADKEKYTFSYSINDEWKLLAENVDGNFLSTGTAGGFVGCMFALYVTSNNQQTSNKVHFDFYEYSGDDEVYK from the coding sequence TTGAAGAGACTTTGTGCACTCCTTTGTTCTCTTATAATTTTGCTCTCCGTTTGTGGTAAAGAAATTTCTGCGCAGCATAATACTAACTATGCAAATCCTATCCTTTCAGGATTCTATCCTGATCCAAGTATATGCAAAGTAAATGATGAATACTTTCTTGTCACTTCAACATTTTCATACTATCCCGGGCTTCCGGTTTTCAAAAGTAAAGATCTTGTTAACTGGAAATTAACCGGATATGTTTTGAATACACCTGAACAACTTGATCTTGAAGGACAGGGAGTTTCGCGTGGTTTGTTCGCACCGGCAATACGTTTTCATGACGGATTATTTTATGTGACCTGTACTCTTGTTGATATCGGCGGCAACTTTGTAGTAACATCAAAAAGTGCTGAAGGTCCGTGGAGCGATCCGGTATGGCTTCCTGAAGTAAATGGAATTGATCCCTCACTCTTCTTTGACGATGACGGTAAAGCTTACATTATTTATAACAGCGATGCGCCTGGTTACAAACCTCTTTATGATGGTCACAGGACTTTGAGGATGTATGAATTCAATTATAAAAATCTCAAAGTTGTCGGTGAAGAAAAATTAATAATTAATGGTGGAACTGATCTGAGCAAAAATCCTATATGGATTGAGGCTCCCCACATCTTTAAAGTTGACGGTCATTACTATCTCATTGCTGCTGAAGGTGGTACTGCTGACTGGCATTCTGAAGTAGTATTCAGAAGTAAAAATGTTTTTGGACCATATATTCCTTTTAAAGATAATCCGATCTTAACACAACGACATCTGGATAAGAAAAGAGTTAATCCAATTACATCTACAGGTCACGCTGATTTTGTGCAGACAGAGAATGGTGATTGGTGGGCTGTATTTCTTGGCTGCCGACCATATTCTCTTGAACACGATGGTATGTATAATACTGGAAGAGAAACTTTTTTAGCTCCTGTAAAATGGATTACAGATGAAGAGGGCATTAAATGGCCAATTATTAATTACGGGAATGAACTTGTTCAATATCATTATCCGCAACCACTTAAATCCGGTGATGACATTTCTATCAGACCTTACGGAGGAAACTTTACAATCAGGGATGAATTTGAAAATGCGGAGTTAGATCTTAACTGGATGTTCCTCCGCACACCGAAGGAAAAATGGTATAGTATAAATTCTGAACAAGGAATTTTGACACTTGATTTGAAACCTGAAACTTGCGGCGGAAAAAGTAATCCGGCTTTCATCGGGCAAAGACAGCATCATCTGAAATGTAGTGCAAGCACTTCATTTGAGTTTAAACCTGGATCAGAAAATGAAAAAGCCGGGCTGTTAATTTTTCAGAATGAAGAAAATTATTATTTAATCTGTAAGTCAGTTGAGAATGGCGAACAGGTTATACAGCTTTTGAAATCGGGTAATGAAGAAAGTTATAAAGTAATCAATTCTGTCAGGATTACTGAAGGACACAGTCACAATAAAATATCTGTTAAGATATTTGCCGATAAAGAAAAATACACATTCTCCTATTCAATAAATGATGAATGGAAATTACTTGCAGAAAATGTTGATGGTAATTTTCTAAGTACCGGAACAGCCGGTGGATTTGTTGGCTGTATGTTTGCATTATATGTAACATCAAATAATCAGCAAACAAGTAATAAAGTTCATTTTGATTTTTATGAATACTCGGGTGATGATGAAGTTTATAAATAA
- a CDS encoding alpha-glucuronidase gives MKKILSVIFFAIVFCSNLKAENGYRLWLRYDLITNKNMLENYQSKISSYFCESVTPTMNIACEELENGLKGLLGKELLKSSSEQNGTIVLGAYDNSEIIRNLIPSDQIEKINDEGFIIKSIKHEQKNLILIAGKKDVGVLYGVFYFLRLLQTHQLIENISITSSPKIKLRLLNHWDNLDRTIERGYSGFSIFDWHRLPGYIDQRYFDYARANASIGINGTVVTSVNANALILTSSYLLKVKALADLFRPYGIKIYLTARFSAPIEIGGLKTADPLNQVVQNWWNEKAKEIYSLIPDFGGFLVKANSEGQPGPQDYRRTHLDGANMLAQALKPFGGVVMWRAFVYSNENPEDRAKQAYNEFKPDDGKYSDNVFIQIKNGAIDFQPREPFHPLFGSMPETNLAMEFQITQEYLGQATTLAYLAPMYKECFDSDTYADGKGSAVAQVIDGSIDGHSLTAIAGVSNVGNDINWTGHIFGQSNWYAFGRLAWDHNLTSEEIADEWIRMTFTNDKEFVDVVKDMMMSSREVIVNYMTPLGLHHQMGWDHHYGPGPWIKDKQRADWTSVYYHKADEQGIGFDRTETGSNAIDQYHPEVAKIFSSLELCPEEFLLWFHHVDWNYKTKSGRTLWDEMCYRYYSGTDEVGKMINTWSSLKGSIDDERFNHVLMLLKVQYEEAKWWRDACVLYFQTFSKRPIPEGYEKPQHTLEYYQSLKFPYAPGIKPKWE, from the coding sequence TTGAAAAAAATATTATCAGTTATCTTTTTTGCGATAGTTTTCTGTTCAAACTTAAAAGCAGAGAACGGTTACAGGCTATGGCTTCGGTACGATTTGATCACCAATAAAAACATGTTGGAAAATTATCAAAGCAAAATCAGTAGTTACTTTTGTGAATCTGTAACTCCTACAATGAATATTGCCTGCGAAGAACTGGAAAATGGTTTGAAAGGATTGCTCGGTAAAGAATTATTAAAATCCTCCTCTGAACAAAATGGAACAATTGTTCTTGGCGCTTATGATAACTCTGAAATCATCCGGAATTTAATTCCCTCAGATCAAATCGAAAAAATTAATGATGAAGGATTTATCATTAAATCAATTAAGCATGAACAGAAGAATTTGATTTTGATCGCTGGTAAAAAAGATGTTGGCGTACTTTACGGAGTTTTTTATTTCCTTCGCCTTTTACAAACTCATCAGTTAATTGAAAATATTTCGATAACAAGCTCACCCAAAATAAAACTAAGGCTGCTCAATCATTGGGATAATCTTGACAGAACAATTGAGCGTGGTTACTCCGGCTTTTCCATCTTTGACTGGCACAGGCTTCCGGGTTACATTGACCAAAGATACTTTGACTATGCAAGAGCAAATGCGAGCATAGGTATCAACGGCACAGTCGTCACAAGTGTTAACGCAAATGCTTTGATACTAACTTCATCTTACCTGTTAAAAGTAAAAGCACTCGCAGATCTTTTCCGCCCGTACGGAATAAAAATATATCTGACTGCAAGATTCAGTGCGCCGATTGAAATTGGCGGATTAAAAACCGCAGACCCGTTAAACCAGGTAGTACAAAACTGGTGGAATGAAAAAGCAAAAGAAATTTATAGCTTGATTCCGGACTTCGGCGGGTTCCTTGTAAAAGCAAACTCTGAAGGTCAACCGGGTCCGCAGGATTATAGAAGAACTCATCTTGACGGCGCAAACATGCTTGCACAGGCTCTTAAACCGTTTGGCGGAGTTGTTATGTGGCGTGCATTTGTTTACAGTAATGAAAATCCCGAAGACCGTGCAAAGCAAGCATACAATGAATTTAAACCGGACGACGGAAAATATTCCGACAATGTTTTTATTCAAATAAAAAATGGCGCAATAGATTTTCAGCCGCGTGAACCTTTTCATCCTTTATTCGGTTCTATGCCGGAAACAAATCTTGCAATGGAGTTTCAGATAACACAGGAATATCTTGGACAGGCAACAACACTCGCATACTTAGCACCGATGTATAAGGAGTGTTTTGATTCTGATACATATGCAGATGGAAAAGGTTCAGCAGTCGCTCAAGTTATAGACGGAAGTATTGATGGACATTCTCTAACTGCTATTGCGGGAGTTTCCAATGTTGGTAATGATATTAATTGGACGGGTCATATTTTCGGACAGTCAAACTGGTACGCTTTCGGCAGGCTTGCATGGGATCATAATCTGACGTCAGAAGAAATTGCTGATGAATGGATAAGAATGACTTTCACAAACGATAAAGAATTTGTTGATGTTGTTAAAGATATGATGATGTCATCAAGAGAAGTGATTGTTAATTATATGACACCTTTAGGTTTACATCATCAGATGGGATGGGATCATCACTACGGACCGGGACCCTGGATAAAAGATAAACAGCGCGCGGACTGGACTTCTGTTTATTATCACAAAGCAGATGAACAGGGAATAGGTTTTGACAGAACTGAAACCGGCAGCAATGCAATTGATCAGTATCATCCGGAAGTTGCAAAAATATTTTCATCACTTGAATTATGTCCGGAAGAATTCCTGTTATGGTTTCATCATGTTGACTGGAATTATAAAACTAAATCAGGAAGAACTTTGTGGGATGAAATGTGTTACAGGTATTATTCAGGAACTGATGAAGTTGGAAAGATGATAAATACATGGTCATCATTAAAAGGCAGTATTGATGATGAAAGATTCAATCATGTATTAATGTTACTCAAGGTTCAGTATGAAGAAGCAAAATGGTGGCGGGATGCTTGTGTACTTTACTTTCAGACTTTTTCCAAACGGCCAATTCCGGAAGGATATGAAAAGCCACAACATACGCTTGAATATTATCAAAGCCTGAAATTTCCATACGCCCCCGGAATCAAACCTAAATGGGAATAA
- a CDS encoding sugar kinase → MKVVTFGEIMLRLATPQHQRFSQAANFEATYGGGEANVAVSLANYKIPVEFVTRIPKNDIGESCLMNLKKYGVSTNFIERGGERLGIYFLEKGAVSRASKVVYDRSNSSISQVQKGMFDWDKIFKDVTWFHWTGITPAISQGAADVCLEAISKANEKGITVSCDLNFRKNLWKYGKKANEIMPQLVKGCDVILGNEEDAEMSLGIKPEGVDVTGGHVSADAYLSVSKKIMELFPKAKKVITTLRTSISADHNKWSGVLYNGKDFFTAPEYDITHIVDRVGGGDSFMGGLIYGLLTYKDDDQKALNFAVAASCLKHTIEGDFNLVTIDEVEKLMKGDASGRVSR, encoded by the coding sequence ATGAAAGTAGTTACATTCGGTGAAATAATGCTCAGGCTTGCAACACCACAACATCAGAGATTTTCACAAGCAGCAAATTTTGAAGCGACTTACGGCGGAGGCGAAGCCAACGTTGCGGTATCATTAGCAAATTATAAAATACCTGTTGAGTTTGTTACAAGGATTCCGAAGAATGATATAGGTGAGTCATGTTTAATGAATCTGAAAAAGTACGGAGTCAGCACAAACTTTATTGAGCGGGGCGGTGAAAGATTAGGAATTTATTTTTTAGAAAAAGGCGCGGTTAGCCGTGCGAGTAAAGTTGTTTATGACAGATCAAACTCCTCGATATCGCAGGTACAAAAGGGAATGTTCGACTGGGATAAAATATTTAAGGACGTAACGTGGTTTCACTGGACAGGAATAACACCAGCAATTTCACAGGGTGCTGCTGATGTTTGTCTTGAAGCAATCAGCAAAGCAAATGAAAAAGGAATTACAGTTTCATGTGATCTTAATTTCAGAAAAAATCTCTGGAAGTATGGAAAGAAAGCGAACGAAATAATGCCGCAATTAGTGAAAGGCTGTGATGTTATTCTTGGGAATGAAGAGGATGCCGAGATGAGTCTTGGAATAAAACCCGAAGGTGTTGATGTAACCGGTGGTCACGTAAGTGCTGATGCGTACCTGTCGGTTTCAAAAAAAATTATGGAATTATTTCCCAAAGCGAAAAAAGTAATTACCACTCTCAGAACATCAATAAGCGCAGATCACAATAAATGGTCTGGCGTATTATACAACGGTAAAGATTTTTTCACCGCACCAGAATATGACATCACCCACATTGTTGATCGTGTTGGCGGAGGTGATTCATTTATGGGAGGTTTGATTTACGGTCTGCTCACATACAAAGATGATGATCAGAAAGCACTGAACTTTGCTGTTGCAGCTTCATGTTTGAAACATACAATTGAAGGCGACTTCAATCTTGTAACAATAGATGAAGTTGAAAAACTGATGAAGGGTGACGCTTCAGGCAGAGTTTCAAGATAA
- the uxuA gene encoding mannonate dehydratase, producing the protein MAFEETWRWFGPKDQITLREIKQTGATGIVTALHQIPVGEVWTVDEILKRKKIVEDEGFTWSVVESVPVHEDIKKQSGKFKVYIENYKETIRNLSRCGINIICYNFMPVLDWSRTDLNVMYKDGAITTKFESDTFAAFDLFILKRENAENDYTSEKISRAKKVFEGMSESQKSELQKTILFGLPGSLEAYSLDEFRSALKQYDGIGHNELRANLSYFLKEVTPIAEESGVYLAIHPDDPPWSLLGLPRVVGSKDDLQFILDSYQSNHNGLTFCSGSLGAGFNNNLTDIAKSFSDRINFVHLRNLTRDADNNFMESYHLEGDVDIYEIMKTLLTEQRRRAAHGQLNARMPMRPDHGHLMLAEQQNKNIYPGYSLGGRMKGLAELRGMQTAILRSFEN; encoded by the coding sequence TTGGCATTTGAAGAAACATGGAGATGGTTTGGTCCAAAAGATCAAATCACTTTAAGAGAAATAAAACAAACCGGTGCAACAGGAATTGTAACAGCACTTCATCAAATCCCTGTGGGTGAAGTCTGGACAGTCGATGAAATTCTTAAAAGAAAAAAAATTGTTGAAGACGAAGGCTTCACCTGGTCTGTTGTTGAAAGTGTTCCCGTTCATGAAGACATTAAGAAGCAGTCAGGAAAGTTTAAGGTATACATTGAAAATTATAAAGAAACTATCCGCAATCTAAGCCGATGCGGAATCAACATCATCTGTTATAACTTCATGCCTGTACTTGATTGGTCACGTACTGATCTGAATGTCATGTACAAAGACGGAGCTATAACAACAAAATTTGAATCCGATACATTTGCGGCATTCGATCTTTTCATACTCAAAAGAGAAAATGCTGAAAACGATTATACATCCGAAAAAATCTCAAGAGCAAAAAAAGTTTTTGAAGGAATGAGTGAATCACAAAAATCCGAATTACAAAAAACTATTTTGTTCGGATTGCCCGGTTCACTTGAAGCATACTCACTTGATGAATTCAGATCTGCACTAAAACAGTACGACGGCATTGGTCACAATGAACTTCGTGCAAACCTCTCTTATTTTTTAAAAGAAGTTACTCCCATAGCAGAAGAATCAGGAGTTTATCTTGCTATTCATCCTGATGATCCGCCATGGTCTTTACTTGGTTTACCGCGTGTTGTAGGCAGTAAAGATGATTTACAATTCATACTTGATTCGTACCAGTCCAATCATAACGGACTTACATTTTGCAGCGGTTCACTCGGCGCGGGCTTCAATAATAATCTGACTGACATTGCAAAAAGTTTTTCTGACAGAATTAATTTTGTTCATCTCCGGAATCTTACAAGAGATGCCGATAATAATTTTATGGAATCGTATCACCTTGAAGGCGATGTTGATATTTATGAAATAATGAAAACACTTCTGACGGAACAAAGAAGACGAGCTGCTCACGGTCAGTTGAATGCAAGAATGCCGATGCGCCCGGATCATGGGCATCTTATGTTAGCTGAACAGCAGAATAAAAATATTTATCCCGGCTATTCTTTAGGTGGAAGAATGAAAGGGCTTGCTGAATTGCGGGGAATGCAGACGGCAATTTTAAGATCATTTGAAAATTAA